TTCGGACTATTACTATTGCCTTGATGATTAGCCAGTTAAATAATACTGCTTTGGTAAAGGCGCAGTCAGTGGATTCTACCAAAGTAATGACTTACAGACCTGCCTTTCATTTTGCGCCGCCCAACAATTGGACGAATGATCCAAACGGGCTGGTTTTTTATAATGATCAATACCATATTTTCTACCAGTATAATCCGGAAGGGGATACCTGGGGACATATGTCCTGGGGGCACGCCACGAGCAAGGATATGATGAAATGGGAACATCAGCCGGTGGCTTTGCAGGATTATCCGAACGGAAATGGCACGACTACCATGTTTTTCAGCGGCACAGCGGTGGTAGATAAAAACAATACTTCCGGTTTTGGAAAAAAAGACGGAGAAATCCCGTTGGTGGCAATTTACACGGCCCATATCGATAGCAGCGGAACCGGGATTTCTCAGAACCAGAGCCTGGCGTATAGTCTGGATGGAAAGCAATTTACACGATATGACAAAAATCCTTTAATCGATTTACATACCAAAGATTTTCGTGATCCCAAGGTTTTCTGGCAGGAACAGTTTAAACAATGGGTCATGATTGTTGCCAAACCTCTGGAATTTAAGGTTCAGTTTTACGCTTCGCCGGATTTGAAATCATGGAGTCTGTTAAGTGAGTTTGGGGATAAATTTGGGGATAAAAGTAAAATCTGGGAATGTCCCGATATTTTTGAACTGCCAGTTGAAAATGAACCCGGCACAACAAAATGGGTTATTACAGTCTCCGGAGGCCATCCACAGCAAAATGGAAATCTCGGTATGCAATATTTTATCGGAAATTTTGACGGAAAAACTTTCACGCCGGATGCTTTAAAATATCCGTTATATCTGGATTATGGAAAAGATTTTTATGCAGGAATTATTTTCAATAATCTTCCTGACAATGACAAACGCAAAATCATGATAGGATGGCAAAATAGCTGGGAATATGCCGGCGTTACGCCGTCCAGAGGTTTTAGAGGACAAATGTCGGTTCCTAGAGAACTTTCCATTTTTAAAAATGAAAATAGTGAGTACAGGATAAAATCATTTCCTACAAAAGAAGTCACTTCTTATCGAGGTCAGCTTTTGGCAACACAAAATTCCGTAGCTGTGACGGGAAGTAAATTGTTGAATTCTATCTCTGGCAGTAAACTTGATATTGAGTTTGTAATTAAAAGAAGTTCTGCTGAGCAGGCGGGAATAAAATTGTTGAAACACGGAGAAAACCAGACGCTGGTTTATTACAACAAAATTGATAATACGCTGAAAATTGATCGTACAAAAAGTGGCAATGTAGATTTCAGTCCAAAATTTCCAAGTATTGAATCTGTGCCGCTTCCGGATACCAATGATGATATTTACATAAGAATTTTGGTAGACAGAAATAATATTGAAGTTTTTGCAAATGGCGGTAATCAGGTGATGACTGATCTGGTTTTTCCGCTTTCTGAAAAAGTTAGTTATGAATTGTTTTCAACAGAAGTAGCAACAACTTTCAGAGATCTGAATATTTGGGAAATGAAGTCTTCTATGGAATAAAAAATTCAGTTATATAATAAAAGGCTGTATCAGAAAAATTCTGGTACAGCCTTTCGTTTTTAAGTCAATTAGAAAGTAATTGGTGTTTCAACCACAGTGTTTTCCCAACCAAACTTCATTACCGCGCCAGTATCAGCTTTGGCAAACTGGATCGAGAAATTTTCAATAGTTTCTGATGTCTTTTTTGCCGGTACTTTTACTCTTAGAACATCGTCAGCCTCTTTATAGCTGTAAGCGCCCCAGTAATCCAAATCTTTGTTAAGAATAATAGTCCATTCGGTTTCACCCGGAATTGCGAATAAAGAATAAGTACCCGCTTTTATTTTTTGTCCCTGAATTGTTGCGTCCTGGTAAAATTTGATCTCGGTAGATTCATCCGCTCCAACTCTCCATACTTTTCCAAAAGGAACAAGTTTGCCAATCACTTCACGATTCTTTTTTGCAGGGCGACTGTAAGTAACGCGAACAAGTGCTTTGTCGTCACCCTTGCGGTCGTGAGAAAAATTGTCAGGATAAAATGCCTTATCCATAGGGCTCACATCAAGACCTCTGAATGTTTGTGCGTTGGCAGAAAGTGCACCTATGAAAAGCATAGATGATAGTAAAATTGCTTTTTTCATTTTTCTTGTTAGTAATAATTGGAATAGTAATTGGGATAATAATATCTGATAATTTATTTCTTTTTCATAAAGTTGTCAAGATTTTCCCTGGCACTAGTCTGAACTTTGTTTCTGAAATAAGGCGTCCAGCCGAGTAATAAACCTGAAAATCCAAAAGCCTGTTTCGCCCAGACATAAAAATCAAAGGTATCGGTATGGCTTACAATTTTATTGTTTTCAATGACAAATTTTGCATGAATGTTATTTACTACCCGTTTTCCGGTTCTTGAAAAAAGATAAGATGCCGTCCACTCCGCACTTGCACCTGTTTCGTTTTCTGTTACGTTTCCAAAAGTAAGGCTGAGTTCTTTTCCCGATTTACAAAGCATTTCCCACATTGCTTTCACTTCTGCACTATTGAGATTTTTAAAAACTT
The nucleotide sequence above comes from Dyadobacter subterraneus. Encoded proteins:
- a CDS encoding glycoside hydrolase family 32 protein: MLKTIRTITIALMISQLNNTALVKAQSVDSTKVMTYRPAFHFAPPNNWTNDPNGLVFYNDQYHIFYQYNPEGDTWGHMSWGHATSKDMMKWEHQPVALQDYPNGNGTTTMFFSGTAVVDKNNTSGFGKKDGEIPLVAIYTAHIDSSGTGISQNQSLAYSLDGKQFTRYDKNPLIDLHTKDFRDPKVFWQEQFKQWVMIVAKPLEFKVQFYASPDLKSWSLLSEFGDKFGDKSKIWECPDIFELPVENEPGTTKWVITVSGGHPQQNGNLGMQYFIGNFDGKTFTPDALKYPLYLDYGKDFYAGIIFNNLPDNDKRKIMIGWQNSWEYAGVTPSRGFRGQMSVPRELSIFKNENSEYRIKSFPTKEVTSYRGQLLATQNSVAVTGSKLLNSISGSKLDIEFVIKRSSAEQAGIKLLKHGENQTLVYYNKIDNTLKIDRTKSGNVDFSPKFPSIESVPLPDTNDDIYIRILVDRNNIEVFANGGNQVMTDLVFPLSEKVSYELFSTEVATTFRDLNIWEMKSSME
- a CDS encoding DUF2911 domain-containing protein; the encoded protein is MKKAILLSSMLFIGALSANAQTFRGLDVSPMDKAFYPDNFSHDRKGDDKALVRVTYSRPAKKNREVIGKLVPFGKVWRVGADESTEIKFYQDATIQGQKIKAGTYSLFAIPGETEWTIILNKDLDYWGAYSYKEADDVLRVKVPAKKTSETIENFSIQFAKADTGAVMKFGWENTVVETPITF
- a CDS encoding nuclear transport factor 2 family protein, which codes for MTSDGQLITAFYTSFKNKDYKGMQSCYAENAVFNDEVFKNLNSAEVKAMWEMLCKSGKELSLTFGNVTENETGASAEWTASYLFSRTGKRVVNNIHAKFVIENNKIVSHTDTFDFYVWAKQAFGFSGLLLGWTPYFRNKVQTSARENLDNFMKKK